The sequence below is a genomic window from Acidimicrobiales bacterium.
TGGCGGAGACGGCGGGACACCAGGGCGGGGATCACCTTGGCGTCGGTGGTGAACGCGGCGGGGATGCGCAGGCCGGCCTCGGCGATGAGGTCGGCATAGTTGTCGACATCGCCGTTGAGGGCGGCCGCCACGTACGGGCCGCCGGCATCGCCGTCCTCCTCCTGGTTGAGGGGGTGGGCGTTGGCCTGGGAGATGATGCCGACGCTGGCCCACCGGGTGTGCCCGAGGACGGCGGCCCGGGCGCCGGGAGCGTCGAGGGCGCGCCGGAGCAGGGCGTCGTCGGCGACGGCGCGCCGCAGCGCCCGGGTGTTGTCGCCCAGCTCGCCGATCTCGGCCGCCGCCTTGTACACGAACGACAGGTGGCCGCCCGGCACCCGCACGGCGAGCGACGTGAACAGCGGGTCGGCCATGCGCTCGTCCAGCTGCGCCCGTACCGCCGGGTCGTCGAGGTCGAGCCCGTGCCCGGTGACCAGCAGGTGGAGGCCGGCGGAGTCCCGGCCCCGGACCTCCAGGCGGTCGATGCTCGACAGGGCCGAGTGCACGGACGCGTAGGCGTCGACGGTGGCCTCGCCCGCCCCCGGCCCGGCCAGCGCCGCCACCGCCCGGGCGGCCGGGAGCCGGTCGCGGCCCACCGACCACGACGCGTCCTTCACCCGCACGAGCGTGGCGTTGACCGCCTCCAGGTCGGCGATGGACAGCGCCAGGTCACCGGCGTCGAGGGCGGCCTCCAGCCGGGCGACGGCGGCGTCGACCTCGGCCAGGCCCGAGGCCACGGCGGCGACCAGGCCGTCGTCGGCGAGGAGGGCCCGGATCCCGGGGGTCCCGCTCAGCGCCCGCTGGACGCGCTCGAGCGCCTCGGCGGCGTCCCCCAGGGTTGCGGTCGAGCCGAGGGCGGCGGAGGCGACGGCCAGGTCGGAGATGACCTCCGACGCCGGCGGCGCAGGCCGCCCGCTGGGGCGCCGGAGGATGGCGACGATTCCGCACATGGGCCGTCCGCCAGTCTACGGGCCGAGGAGCCGCTCCACCTCCGCCACCAGCCGGGCGGCGGAGGCGTCGGCCTGCGCCTCGGTGGGCGCCTCCACCATCACCCGGACCAGGGGCTCGGTGCCGCTGGGCCGCACCAGCACCCGGCCGTGGGCGCCCAGGCGGTCGCTCTCGGCCGCCACCGCCGGCGCCACCGCGTCGTTGACCGCCGCCGCGTCCCGGCGCACCGCCAGGCGGACGTTGCGCAGCACCTGGGGCAGCCGGGTCATGGCCTCGGCCGCCAGGTCGGCGAGGGGGCGGCGGCGGCGGGCGATCAGGTCGAGGAGCTGGAGCCCGGTGAGGATCCCGTCGCCCGTCGTCGCCAGGCGCCGGAAGATCAGGTGGCCCGACTGCTCGCCCCCGAGCGACCAGCCGTTGGCGTCCAGCGCCTCCAGCACGTGGCGGTCGCCCACGGGCGTCTCGTGGACGGCGATGCCCGCCTCCTCCATGGCCAGTCGGAACCCGAGGTTGGTCATCACGGTGACGACGACGGTGCCGCCGTCGAGCCGGCCCCGGCTGCGCAGGTCGAGGGCGCACAGGGCGATGAGGTGGTCGCCGTCGACGACCTCGCCGGTGCCGTCCACCGCCAGCACCCGGTCGGCGTCGCCGTCGAAGGCCAGGCCGGCGTCGGCGCCGTGCTCGGCCACGGCCTTGCGCAGGGCGGTGAGGTCGGTCGACCCGCAGCCGTCGTTCACGTTGGTGCCGTCCGGGCGGTCGCCCAGCACCTCCACCCGGGCGCCCGTCTCCCGCACCACGGCCGGCGCCACCACGGAGGCGGCGCCGTGGCCGCAGTCGAGGACCACGAACAGGTCCTCCAGCGTGCGCCCCTCCAGCGACGCCACGAGGTGGGCGGCGTAGGCGTCCACGGCCGCCGGGTCGCTCTCCAACGCCCCCACCCCGGCCCCCGTCGGCCGCGCCGACGGGTCGCCGGCGGCGATGCGGGCGAACTCGGCCTCCAGCGTCGCCTCCTCGTCGTCGGTGAGCTTGCGCCCGCCGGGGGCGAACAGCTTCACCCCGTTGTCCGGGAACGGGTTGTGCGACGCCGAGACGACGGCGCCGGGCGCCCGCCAGCCGGCCGAGGCGAAGGCCACGCCCGGCGTGGGGATCACGCCCAGGTCGACCACGGCCATCCCCTCCGACGCCACCCCGGCGGCGAAGGCGGCCTGGAGCATGGGGCCCGACCGCCGGGTGTCGCGGCCGACCACGAAGGGGCCGCCCAGCACCCGTGCCGCGGCCCGGCCCAGGGCGAGCACCAGCTCGGGGGTCAGCTCGTCGTTGGCCAGCCCACGGATGCCGTCGGTGCCGAACTCCAGCGGCACGGGGAGCTACCGCTTGGAGTACTGCGGCGCCTTGCGGGCCTTCTTCAGCCCGTACTTCTTGCTCTCCTTCTCGCGTGCGTCGCGGGTGAGGAACCCGGCCTTCTTGAGCGACGTGCGCTGGTCGGGGTCCAGCTCGGCCAGCGCCCGGGCCAGCCCGAGGCGGAGGGCGCCGGCCTGGCCGGACGTGCCGCCGCCGTCGATGGTGGCGTCCACGTCGTAGACCTCGGCGGTGTTGGTGACCCGCAGCGGCTCGGTGGCCAGGGTGACCTGCACGGCCGACGGGAAGTACTGGTCCACCGGGCGCTTGTTGATGATGACGGTGCCGGTGCCGGGGCGGACCCGGACCCGGGCGACCGCCCGCTTGCGACGGCCGGTGGACTGGACGAGCGGCTTCGGCATCGGGCGTTCCTAGCTCTCGCCGGCGGCGACGCGGCGGGCCGAGGCGAACTCGACGGGCCGGGGCCGCTGGGCCGAGTGCGGGTGGGTGGGTCCGGCGTGGATCTTCAGCTTCTTGATCATGGAGCGACCGAGCGGGCCCTTGGGCAGCATCCCCTTGACCGCCCGGCGGACGACCTCTTCCGGCCGGGTGTCGAGCACGTCCTGCACGCTCCTGGTGCGGAGGCCGCCGGGGTAGCCGGTGTGGCGGTGGACCTGCTTGGTGGACGCCTTGTCGGACGTCAACACGATCTTGGCCGCGTTCACCACGATCACGTGGTCGCCCGTGTCCAGGTGGGGGGCGAAGATCGGCTTGTGCTTGCCCCGCAGGAGGCGCGCCACCTCGGTGGCCAGGCGGCCGAGGACCAGGCCGTCGGCGTCGACGACGTGCCAGGCGCGCTGGATGTCGGAGGGCTTCGGAGAGTACGTACGCAACTGGAGCGCCTTTGGATCGGGGCGTCGACCGCCGCTCGGGCGAACATCCAAGGATAGGGCGCCGACGGGGCCGTCGCCAACCGCCGCCCGATTGCGCCCCGGTAGCCTCCGCCCGTGATCGGCCTGGCGGACGTGGAGGAGGCCCGCCGCCGCCTCGCCGCCGTCATCCGGCCGACCCCCGTGGTCCCGTCCACCTCCCTCTCCGGGCTGGCCGGGCGCCCCGTGCTCCTCAAGCCGGAGTACCGCCAGCGCACCGGGTCGTTCAAGATCCGCGGCGCCTACAACTTCATGGCCGGCCTGGAGGCGTCCGCCCGCCGGGTGGTGGCCGGCTCGGCCGGCAACCACGCCCAGGGAGTCGCGCTGGCCGCCTCCCTCACCGGCCGGCGGGCGACGGTGTTCATGCCGAC
It includes:
- the rpsI gene encoding 30S ribosomal protein S9, yielding MPKPLVQSTGRRKRAVARVRVRPGTGTVIINKRPVDQYFPSAVQVTLATEPLRVTNTAEVYDVDATIDGGGTSGQAGALRLGLARALAELDPDQRTSLKKAGFLTRDAREKESKKYGLKKARKAPQYSKR
- the glmM gene encoding phosphoglucosamine mutase, coding for MPLEFGTDGIRGLANDELTPELVLALGRAAARVLGGPFVVGRDTRRSGPMLQAAFAAGVASEGMAVVDLGVIPTPGVAFASAGWRAPGAVVSASHNPFPDNGVKLFAPGGRKLTDDEEATLEAEFARIAAGDPSARPTGAGVGALESDPAAVDAYAAHLVASLEGRTLEDLFVVLDCGHGAASVVAPAVVRETGARVEVLGDRPDGTNVNDGCGSTDLTALRKAVAEHGADAGLAFDGDADRVLAVDGTGEVVDGDHLIALCALDLRSRGRLDGGTVVVTVMTNLGFRLAMEEAGIAVHETPVGDRHVLEALDANGWSLGGEQSGHLIFRRLATTGDGILTGLQLLDLIARRRRPLADLAAEAMTRLPQVLRNVRLAVRRDAAAVNDAVAPAVAAESDRLGAHGRVLVRPSGTEPLVRVMVEAPTEAQADASAARLVAEVERLLGP
- the rplM gene encoding 50S ribosomal protein L13, with translation MRTYSPKPSDIQRAWHVVDADGLVLGRLATEVARLLRGKHKPIFAPHLDTGDHVIVVNAAKIVLTSDKASTKQVHRHTGYPGGLRTRSVQDVLDTRPEEVVRRAVKGMLPKGPLGRSMIKKLKIHAGPTHPHSAQRPRPVEFASARRVAAGES